Proteins encoded together in one Candidatus Eremiobacterota bacterium window:
- a CDS encoding inositol monophosphatase family protein — MKDFMSHLARGAGKILLKYFRRPLEFTEKKDAGFVTRADLESEAYLIGEIQRRFPRSDIIAEESGERIGNNPLRWIIDPLDGTTNYGNAIPFFAVSIALEQQGSLTCGAIYNPVTEEYFYGEKGKGVWLNDEAVTISSQTDLSKAVLATGDTYYRGEGFRKDMEVITRVYAQCRVVRLQGSVALALAYTAAGKLDGFWLEHCNSWDVAAGIVMVREAGGIVEDFTREGPGAGIPSSIVAANLLLLPGIRDLLNRP, encoded by the coding sequence ATGAAGGATTTCATGTCCCACCTTGCCAGGGGCGCCGGGAAAATACTGCTGAAGTATTTCCGCCGCCCCCTTGAATTCACGGAAAAGAAGGATGCCGGTTTTGTCACGAGGGCTGACCTTGAATCGGAGGCCTATCTCATCGGCGAGATACAGAGAAGGTTTCCCCGGAGCGACATCATCGCCGAAGAGTCGGGGGAGCGCATCGGGAACAATCCTCTCAGGTGGATCATAGACCCTCTTGACGGGACGACAAACTACGGAAACGCCATCCCTTTCTTCGCCGTCTCCATCGCCCTGGAGCAGCAGGGCTCCCTCACCTGCGGTGCCATTTACAACCCCGTCACGGAAGAATATTTTTACGGGGAAAAGGGGAAGGGGGTCTGGCTCAATGATGAGGCCGTCACAATCTCTTCGCAGACTGATCTCTCGAAGGCCGTGCTTGCCACAGGTGACACCTATTACCGCGGCGAGGGGTTCAGAAAGGACATGGAGGTTATTACCAGGGTATACGCACAGTGCCGGGTCGTGAGGCTGCAAGGCTCAGTGGCCCTGGCTCTTGCCTACACCGCAGCGGGAAAGCTTGACGGCTTCTGGCTGGAGCACTGCAACAGCTGGGATGTGGCGGCGGGTATTGTCATGGTGAGGGAAGCAGGCGGGATAGTGGAAGATTTTACAAGAGAAGGACCAGGCGCCGGGATTCCCTCTTCAATCGTGGCGGCAAACCTGCTCCTTCTCCCCGGAATCAGGGACCTCCTCAATCGCCCTTGA